TCGTCGGGCGTGCCGGCTGCCACCTGTGCGAGCAGGCGCGCGCCGTCGTCGAGCGCGAGTGCCGCCGCGCGGGCGTCCCGCTGGTCGAGGTGTCCGTCGACGACGACCCGGAGCTCCACGCCCGGTACTGGGACCGGATCCCGGTCGTCGAGGTGGACGGCGAGCCGGTCGAGCAGCTGCGGGTGGACGCCGACCGGCTCCGCGCACGGTTGCGCCCGGGCCGCCGCCGTCGTCTGCTGTGGTGAGGCCCCGGCCAGGGGCCCGGCGGGTACGTCGAGGGCGCTGACGGGGCCGCCCGCCGACGTCCCGACGTATCTACCGGGCGGGCCCCAGCACCTGCCCGTGACGGCGGTCACGAGGGCCCTCCTCGACTTTGTGCACGCCGTCACAAGCACGTACGATGAGGGTCACCGACGCGAGGAGAAGTCCTGTGCCACTGCAGCGCCTGCGCCTGCCCCGCACGGGCTCGCGCACGCAGGTCGACGCCCCGGGCGAGGTGCCCGCGGACGTGGCTGCTGACGTGCCTGCGGAGTCGACGGGGGCGCGCCGCGGGGTCCCCGCGGCCACCGTCGGCCGGTTGCCGCTGTACCTGCAGGCCCTGCACGCGCTCGCCGACGACTCCATCACCACGGTGTCCTCGCAGGAGCTCGCCGAGCTCGTGCACGTCTCGGCCGCCATGCTCCGCAAGGACCTGTCGCAGCTGGGCACCTACGGCACCCGGGGCGTCGGGTACGACGTGCCGACCCTCGTCCACGAGATGTCGGCCGTCCTCGGCCTGGAGCACGACTGGCCGGTGGCCATCGT
The Aquipuribacter hungaricus genome window above contains:
- a CDS encoding glutaredoxin family protein → MRLVGRAGCHLCEQARAVVERECRRAGVPLVEVSVDDDPELHARYWDRIPVVEVDGEPVEQLRVDADRLRARLRPGRRRRLLW